A genomic region of Colletotrichum destructivum chromosome 1, complete sequence contains the following coding sequences:
- a CDS encoding Putative zinc/iron permease: MNSLEISAVKLLALRQNEGAGAGAEEAVNECGAAAVDVSNKPLRIASIFIILVASLLGGFLPIFLARTTRMHVPKMTFFIFKYVGTGVIIATAWMHLLAPGVEALHNECLAPMLGEYDWAFAIGLMTVMVMFLIEMVASNVASSAFSHGHNHELGHGTVTVKSKDQATDRTSASDVCPHEAGDVERGAGFVDPKKVPGLPDDVSYPPGGRDHLGHARDHKEGDSHNGLAGQLIAIFILEFGVVFHSIFIGLVLATSDELVVLLIVLTFHQFFEGLGLGSRLATATWPSHGRWWPHILATIYGLSTPIAIAVGIAAKPNSAQTQTLVNGIFDSISAGILMYTGLVELLAHEFMFNPQMRNSPLKVQLFAFGCVALGACVMAVLANWA; this comes from the coding sequence ATGAATTCTTTGGAAATCTCCGCAGTGaagctcctcgccctccgccAGAATGAGGGTGCTGGGGCCGGGGCCGAAGAGGCCGTCAACGAgtgcggcgccgccgccgtcgacgtgaGCAACAAGCCTCTACGTATCgcctccatcttcatcattCTCGTCGCCTCGCTTCTCGGCGGCTTTCTGCCCATCTTTCTGGCCCGGACCACCAGGATGCACGTCCCTAAGATgaccttcttcatcttcaagTACGTCGGTACCGGCGTCATCATAGCAACCGCCTGGATGCATCTTCTGGCTCCTGGTGTCGAGGCCCTGCATAACGAATGCCTGGCACCCATGCTGGGCGAGTACGACTGGGCTTTTGCCATCGGCCTGATGACTGTCATGGTTATGTTCTTGATCGAGATGGTTGCTTCCAACGTTGCGTCCTCGGCATTCTCCCACGGCCACAATCACGAGTTGGGCCATGGTACCGTTACGGTCAAGTCCAAGGATCAAGCAACCGACAGGACGAGCGCTAGCGATGTTTGCCCGCACGAAGCGGGTGATGTCGAGAGAGGTGCCGGCTTTGTTGACCCCAAGAAGGTGCCAGGACTTCCGGATGATGTCAGCTACCCGCCGGGCGGAAGAGACCACCTTGGCCACGCTCGCGATCATAAGGAGGGAGACAGCCACAATGGTCTTGCCGGCCAGCTgatcgccatcttcatccttGAGTTTGGTGTCGTGTTCCACTCCATTTTCATCGGATTGGTCCTCGCCACTagcgacgagctcgtcgttCTTCTCATCGTCCTGACGTTCCACCAGTTCTTCGAGGGCCTCGGTCTGGGCTCTCGTCTTGCCACTGCTACCTGGCCTTCTCACGGACGCTGGTGGCCTCACATCCTTGCCACCATCTACGGTCTGTCGACTCCTATAGCCATTGCCGTCGGTATCGCCGCCAAGCCGAACAGCGCCCAGACGCAAACTCTCGTCAACGGAATCTTCGACTCCATCAGCGCCGGTATCCTGATGTACACAGGCCTGGTCGAGCTGCTGGCGCACGAGTTCATGTTCAACCCGCAGATGAGAAACTCGCCGCTCAAGGTGCAGCTTTTTGCGTTCGGTTGCGTCGCCCTCGGTGCCTGCGTCATGGCTGTATTGGCCAACTGGGCTTAA